From Xyrauchen texanus isolate HMW12.3.18 chromosome 44, RBS_HiC_50CHRs, whole genome shotgun sequence:
CTCTGCTTGATAGCAGCACGCAATTGAGTCGTGACTTCAGGTACACctgcaaaaagaaaatatgtTCATAAAATGGCCATTTATACAAGCACAACACTGAGTAGGAGGCACTCATGGTAATATGTTGTTTGCAACAGATGGAAAAGAGGAGATGAGCTAAACAGAAATGAAAGGAGAAAGAGGGTTGAAGTGCAAATGGAAAGGAAAGAGACAAAGTACTGCTAAAGAAACCTGGATTTTTGTGTGCTCATACCTTGTGTTGTAAGGAACAATCCTCCAGGCTGTGTACTCTCAGAAAACGATCTAAACCACATGAGGCCACCAATGGGAGAGATGGATGGCACTGCAACCCCCGCACTGACCCTGCCAGACCCTTAAGACACCCACGCACAAGCCCTGTGGCACGATGCAGGCAGACAGAGAAGTGAGCGTGGTCAGACAACACAACACTCTCAGGAGTTCAAAATTATAATGCATATCTGGAGACTGGCTGGCTAAATACATCTTTAATATTAGCCAAACACACAGATCCAGGGCACGTAAGGACAAAATAATCCACAAGCAATTGACCCTTTCTCAAATAAAACACCTGAATATGCTTTTGTGCACATCCAATTCTGCCAGAACAAAATAAGTGAGCATCCTCATACTACTTACCTTTCCGGAGATCCAGGATGGCGAGCTCCCCGTGAGTATTACCCACAACCACTGTACCCTGACTGGCAGGGAAAGAGAGTGCTGTGAGGGGGTACTCTCCAAACTTGGCCTCCATCACTGGCTTCCTCTGGGATGTTGAGGGGTCATACACTCGCACCTGATGGAGGAAGGAACAAAGATGAGGGGGAGACAGTTGTCCACTTTGATCACGAATCTTTAAAAAGCAACAGCTGATGCAGCCTAGCCATGGAAGatgattataattattaaagaaaaatataatctcaAATATGTTCATTATAGTtggaaaaagaaattaaatgaatgtataaatatgtaGTGGGTATACACAGTGCAGTTCACATTGGAAATCTGCCCttattttttaatccccattttttccaatttggaatgcccaattaccactacttactaggtcctcgtggtgtcatggttactcacctcaatccgggtggcggaggacaagtctcagttgcctctgcttccgagacagtcaatccgcgaatcttatcacatgacaccgtggagactcacaacatgtggaggctcatgctactcactgcgatccacacacaattaccacgtgccccattgagagagagaaccactaaacgcgaccgtgaggaggttaccccatgtgactgtaccctccctagcaaccgggccaatttggttagttaggtgacctggctggagtcactcagcatgccctggattcgaactcgcgactccaggagtggtagtcatcatcaatactcactgagctactcaggcccccctgatattaataattgaattaaaCCTGGTAAAAAGCTTTATAACTTTGAAAATTAAGACTGAGAAATATGAtgcaaaatgaataagaaataataAGAACCTACACTATAGAGCGGTTCACGTTGTAGTCTAAAAACCTGGAAAAGAATTTCCCATGGTTCCCTCAGTGTTTTCCTATGGGATTTTATAATGGGGGTTTTAAACtctaaaataaggtctgtggtaaacattatttaaaaacacaCAGCAGCTCCAATATTCAGGTTTGAGGTATGAATGTGactaatttatgttgtagaacaaaaagtCCACATATTGTCAAAtcatgtttaccacagacctcattttacatataaatggaaaaaccccattataaaaacccattgagaatccagagggaacccatggcgaattagccttccgagtttgcctacaaattgacgttGTGGCTTTTAGCTCTATTTCTAGGTCACAAATCAAATTAGCAATAAGTGACATTGACCATATTAAcatctttgtacaaaaggtcagatttccttgcttgcTTCaaatgaagcacacaagatgctctttggaacactctcaaaTCATGTTggcataacatggatcatcaggttttgcacaaacttgcatgcatactgtcattaaagcaaagggGGGACAAACTAAATACTAAGTCTGAAATTCATGTTGATTttccactcaaattgttatgcaaatttgttatgaaatacaTTATAAGTTAGAATAATACAAAATAgtagcattttcacaagtggacattTGAATGGCACTGTATAAAGGCAGAAAGGCAAATGCTAGAACAAACCTGGTGGTGTCCAGTACACGTTACTATTTTATCCGAGTCTGGGATAAAGCCAATGTCTCTGACCCACACAGGTACTCGCATGTCTAACCAGTCATGGGCTACCTGATCATTTTcagaaaaaatatacagtacagtcaGTACAAAACAGCAATCATAAACTACTGCGGACTGAAATGTTTCTAGAATTTTTAGCCTTACATTTTTGGCTGTGAATATTGGTTTATCAGGTCTCTCCAGGTCCCACACTTTAAGAGGGTTCTCTTTCCCCCCTGTAGCCACACAATGACGCTGTGAGGGATTTTGTTGCATTCTGCAAATTCCATTTCCAACATTTACTTCAACCTAAGGAAAGAGAGAGATTGGGTTGGATCTGCAATTGGAAGATTCTCAAGAAAATCTCCTGGTCCTTTCTCacttcaaaataaacaaataagaaattatattctgCAAACAGAGTGTGAATCTTATTTATAGGCCATTCGATTTTTTGTATTGTGAGATTTTTTGGTCATcgtgatattctcattaccgcaacatgagaaaagatataaatattaaatggatatagtatttatacatcatagtagaaGTCCCTTGGTCCTGCCTTTCATTTCATactctataatacagtaatatatatatgtatatatatatacatatttgtggaaattaagtttttattcaacattaatattttagCTTGACCATTTTTAATAATCTATTTGCTGTTTTAAGTGTACTTAAAAATGCTTCTTTTTTCTTACTTAAAATATTTAACGTACTAACATTCCATGTAGCCTTCTAgcctaaaataaaaacactttacaataagattccatttgttaaaattagttaacaacattagttaacatgaacttaaaATGATAAATACTTTTTCAGTTAATTAATACTGaaaatgtttttagcattttaagtTCAAGCTAACTAATCTTGGTATATGATACTTCAACATacctgtataataataaaaaatatatttaacagcattaactaatattaacaaatggaagaTTATTGTAGTGTTATCAAAATGCATGTATAATAATAtgtcatttcaaatatttttagatgaaGAATAGCATGTCACAGTCTACCCTGCTGTCACAGAGTAAAATTGTATCTGAAATACCAATGTTCAAACAGACAGATTTGAAAGAAGTGAGGTGGGTACAAAACATCTTAATCGCAAATTACAGATCTTAGCAACAGTGGAGGATAGAATAACTGGGGCAAATCTAAGATGAGATGTGGTCCAATTACACACGAGCACACTAGGCAACTTACTGTGTCTGTACTGCCTTCTTTCCACACTTTCAGAAGTCCCGACTCAACACACGTAATCAAAGAACTGGAAAAGTGAGAGGTGCAAAGAATGATTATCATATATAAAGATcaatacaaacaacaacaacaacaaccaaaaagTTCATTTATATATCACAATGGAGAAAAGCTTAAAGTATTGAGAGCCACCTGTCAGTTACTGCCAGTCCTGTAAACCTGCCTTGGGAAGGATCCCCACATTCTCTGCTCCCTGTAAAGATCCCCTTATCCGTGCTGAATGTTTTCACTGTGCCATTTACACTCCCCACCAGCACCTGAAAGAGACATACATATAGACAAAGACATATTATTAATGCCAATCACAAAATCGTGGTGTTTAAATTTCTTATTGCATTTCTCTAACTTGCTTACCTCTGATTCGTATGTATCTCCCCATGCCATCACACACACCTCCTGATCTCGACTCAAACAGCTCATCTCACAAAAGTTAAACGCCTGCTTTTTGATGAAACTCACTCCTTGGTTTGAAATATGGATAATTACAAGACATTAGTTTAGGGCCATGATGTGGTACCAACTCACGTGTTCCAACCATGTCTAGCTAGCTAGTTTACAAAATTAGACAATGCGTCGACAAAAGGACTGAAAGCTCCCAATAACACCTTACCTTTTAATATCCCTGTTTCAGATCCAAGCCATACTGAGCACATTTGGCTGTTGGCAGCcatttcaattgaaatggatgATACTGAGCTAGTAAATTGATCAAAACAGTGGTCCACGTTACTGTGCGCATACAATGCCGTCCGGGTGTGACGCGCTATCCAAGAACTTTTGGTTCCGCTCTacattaaaaagtaaaagtatagttATATCGTGTAGTTATATACAAAATTGTATATACAAAATTGGCCaactaatacaaataattttgaaaCAACAAGATGCTTTTCTGAGTAActaattaagataatgcttactcaaaataactacttcagaaaaaagtGCACAGtctcctgttaatttcaaacccatttgccattttataacatctcaagtattctatacacAAATTAATCTTCATTGTGATTGGGTCAGTCAAAGTAAACCCacattgaacatttttcataacaaatctctaagccccacttaagaaaacaatgtgttttatcgAGAGGCCTTTAGTCCCTGCAAAAGggggctttttttattatttatttttttaccccaaatactatcctttcacttattggagagttattttaaaactttttatttaatcaccttATAAAAATTTGAAAATCACAGATAAGTATTTTgtttaacaattaataagatattttcagggattttcattagctacataaattggcaacatttaaaaaaaatattgcctcaAAATCATCCTTTAGATACCACAcgcaaagatctcatggatcaggaacatTTTGCAGTGCATTGTGTCAAACTTTTTTtcaggaaagtgctgtggtagtttttgttgctatttagtgttatgggagaaaataaaatcaaagaagcCTTTTACCCCAGGGGGCCTTTCTTTTGAAATACCACAAATAGGGTACAACTATTGCATTGTATTCCAAATAAAATTGATTACAGCAGCTTTAATATCATCATAGattgaatattaataaaataaattatattttcagaaAGTTTGAAATATATATCAGCCTTACTATAAATAAAAAGGACATTTCCAAAAGCAAATTGTGGATACATAATGGACACAAACTTGAAAAGAGAGAGTTCATGAGAATCCACCAGGTGGTACTCTTGGATCTCTTGTTATTCATTAGGAGAGCACCATGCCTTCCCTTTTAAATGGCATGCTGGAAATATCTGTTAAAGGTGCTGCTGTATGTGCTTTAGAACATTTGTCAATAGAAAGTCTCAATAATCTAAGCAGTAAAGCAAATCAGAAGCCTCAATAATAGAATGATTGAGAGCCTTCTCCttacaaaatatttcaaacaagTTCCCCTCAATGTTATGttatttcactcaaaaaaaaaaaaaaaaaaaaaaaatatcacacaaTAAACAGAGAGATGGTAAGGAATGCATACATTTGCAAAGGTGTGCCATATGACATATCTTTTTATATGGAGGAACTGCAGGATTTTCAAAATGTGTGTTGGGTTGCTATCTTTGTTGGGACTAATTATCACCCACAAGGTTAGTAAATCCTGAAACCACCTACATCACCTCCCAACAGTCCCCACAAGGAAAATAATGTGTtaattaaaatcttaaaatatgaaaaaaggttTATGTATTGTTATGGTTTAGCAAATAAAATGAtctcaatataaaaacaatagaaaccaATGGAAAGTCAATTGAATGTTGACAAAGGGAAACAATAGAATGTGAGCAAAAGAACTCTCTTCTACGTTTGATCGCTCAAAGCTTGACCGCACACTCCAGACAGTGTGaaggagaaatagagagagataaAAATCAAACCTCAATTTTCCCATGCAGTGACAGAGAATCACTTTTATCAAGAACGtaacactgagagagagagagagagagagagagagagagacaataatACAATGGGGGGTATTGAGAGAAACATAAGGGAAGCCAAGAAAGAAAAGACTCGGAGCTCCCTCTGCCCCCTCATATCTCTTGAGGGAATGAGAGAATGTACACTGAAAAGCAGGACAGGAAAAACAGAGACGGCGGAGGAGAAGACTGTTGAATGCAGTTGGGCATCGCATTCATAGGTAATAACATCATGGTTTTATTATAATAACCAAATAGCAGCAGGGGGGGTGGCTGGGTAGGGCTATTTGTTGGAAAAGAGAAACAAGAAAATGCTAAGTTAATTATGTGTCAGACTTCTGAGAGATGTGCTGGATCAAGAGAATTAGAATGTACAAGATAAAAGAGCAGGAATAAAATGACCAACGTTTCTTTTGCTTCTTTCAGTCTGACTTTTCGTACCTGTTCGCAGAGCACCAAGCAGCCAATGAGAACCTGTGATGGGGCCAACAGTGACACCCAGAGCAAGACAGACCAGAGATTTCTGACATGTTGTCGACCCAGATTGATGAAAGGAAAATGAGGGGAGAGAAGACAGACATAGACTTGCGCCACTGCTTCAGAAAACAAAGGTAAATGATGCTCATGCTCACATACTACTGTCATTCATACATACTGTCATTCCACGCACCCTACTCAGTTAACCATTTTGCCCCATCATTTCAAATGTCAGTGTTTATTCATAAGTATATCGTAAACATGTGTTTATGGATTTTACAGCTGCAAAATTGGACATTATTGGAAAGAATTGTATAGATGATTAAAGTAAGTCAAGAATTATGAACTATTTTGAAGCCATATGTTGCACAAAATTAAGTCAAATATGTGATTTATGTGCAGGTAATGAATTTGCATTGagatttaatcattattattagatCTATCCTGTGTTTTTCTATTCAGTgaacactcactgaacactttattaggaacacctgtacacttattcatgcgattatccaatcagccagtcgtgtggcagtagtgcactGCATaagatcatgcagatacgggtcatgaACTTCAATTAATGTTTATATAAACCACCAGAAcagagaaaaatgtgatctcagtgtttttgactgtggcatgattgttggtgccagacgggctgctgatctcctgggatttttatgcacaacagtctctagagtttactcagaatggtgccaaaaacaaaaaacattcagttagtggcagttctgcagacaaaaaccccatgttgatgagagaggtcaacagagaatgaccagaatggttcgagctgattgaaaggctacagtaactcagataaccactctgtacaattgtagagagcagaatagcatctcagaatgcacaacatgctgAACCTTGAAGCAGATGGTataaacagcagaagaccacatcgggcactttattcggaccatagtgttcctaaaaaagtgtgagtgtgtgtattttcaAAGAATTATCTATTATATCTGAATGCcgatttattatcatttaaaactgaTCAATTCATTCTAAGAGAGGGGATGCATCACTGTTAGATCTGTCGATTGCAAGCGCTCACGAGTGTCATGTTATCGACTGAAGTGACAACAATCATAAATACCTCTAATTGTAATTCCTTTTCATAAATCATTCATCATTCCTCACTGAAAGAGAAGAACACCTTTGGCTGTTTATTACACCATAACTGGAATCATTGCCTGTGTTTCAGATTATATACCGAGGACGTTCATCCTCCAGTGGCCGATGTgccaacaaaatattttttaggtGTTCTGCTGTAAATAAGATGTGTGGACCCAGTGTGCAGCTCTAATCTTAGAGACGGGGGAGGGGACCGATTctccacacacatacaaaaacccCTCTGCCaatcacagagagaaagagagagagtgtgaaggGAGACAGTGGAGAGAGTGAAAAGAGGAAACAGCTCTAGCGGTTATCAAAGGTGGACAGCACCAAAGCAGAgagttacacacatacacacaaattccAGCACGCACGTTTAAAGACGGTCCAGCCAGCGGAGGCGGATAACCAACAGACAGaagcagagagagacagacacctCACATCTGCAGCCCCAGACCAGAAGATCTACACTCTAATTCTCTCCCGACTCCATCCTAACCTGGACCACAACTGATAATAAGAAGAGGGAGTTGTTGGCAACTTCCCTAAAGACGGCAAGAGTGTGGGCAACACATTAACATATaaaaagaaagatagagagagagagcaggggaGGACTCCCCTTCGCCCTCTCTCGACCCGGATCACCGTCAGGCTGGCTGGGACAGCCATGGCCTTCACCTTTGCGGCCTTTTGCTACATGTTAACACTCGTGTTATGCGCTGCCCTCATCTTCTTTGTCATCTGGCAGGTAAGTTTAGGGTTCCCTGTAGTGTTAcacctgcatacacacacatttggtATAGATCTGCTGAATTGAATTGTAAAGAATATGTACCTGCTACCTGTAACATTTCCACACTTCCATTTCGAGCTGGCATCGGAATCCATGTCTTCGCCAAGTCtctgactgtgtgagtgtgaatgtgattTTGTGCGCGTGTTCATGCCAGTTTTTGAGCGCAGAGACTGGTGTGTGTCTGTCCAAGCTGTCTCTGCTACTCTTAACAAGGGGGCTCATCCATGAGGTGAATATACAAAATGCAAAAGTTATTATTAGAGTAAACATTCTGACTCATAGATGATTAATGATTTAACGAGAAAGCAGACCGA
This genomic window contains:
- the LOC127636873 gene encoding WD repeat-containing protein 74-like, which gives rise to MAANSQMCSVWLGSETGILKGVSFIKKQAFNFCEMSCLSRDQEVCVMAWGDTYESEVLVGSVNGTVKTFSTDKGIFTGSRECGDPSQGRFTGLAVTDSSLITCVESGLLKVWKEGSTDTVEVNVGNGICRMQQNPSQRHCVATGGKENPLKVWDLERPDKPIFTAKNVAHDWLDMRVPVWVRDIGFIPDSDKIVTCTGHHQVRVYDPSTSQRKPVMEAKFGEYPLTALSFPASQGTVVVGNTHGELAILDLRKGLVRGCLKGLAGSVRGLQCHPSLPLVASCGLDRFLRVHSLEDCSLQHKVYLKSRLNCVLLSSRELESSSVDVTGDVEEVKPEEEEDEVWDTMETVTEKSKKRVAQNDEAAVPRVEGKKKRKVAKK